From the Vibrio algarum genome, one window contains:
- a CDS encoding MATE family efflux transporter, translating to MTYLMPAQSGQPHLFKRIIKLALPVAIQSALVSILALADVLMVSDFGKEATASVGIASKWHFVAIMIMVGLSVSNGVLVSQYWGKGDRNSAKSVTLYAMRVGSVIIIPVTVLITLFSGLIMQAQTADVAVIELGSQYLWYSFPVLILTHFVIVLESSMRSSGDAVTPLYVGALTVLINIALNFWLIKGGFGISPMGVAGAALATTISRLLQVVLMYSYMRIKRHWLFTAKQVACPKKLHKSYRKLAFPNASNGLLWAVGTLTYQMIFGHMGTTELAVFSMLGPFESLCYATFFGISVACSVLIGQSLGKDQFEEAVQLTRILLKFVLVFGLFLGAALLMNREWILVLLNLDASQFYHLSLPAISILCCGIWLRMLNLIIINGILRAGGDNLFCLRMDFIAMWLVGIPLATYGAFIGEWGFAWVYAMLICEEVVKFSLCFHRYLKLKWVNNLTISHA from the coding sequence ATGACATACTTAATGCCTGCACAATCAGGTCAACCACACCTATTTAAAAGGATTATTAAGCTCGCTTTACCCGTTGCGATACAAAGTGCACTAGTGTCAATTCTTGCACTTGCCGATGTTCTCATGGTTAGTGATTTTGGTAAAGAAGCAACTGCATCTGTGGGAATTGCCTCAAAATGGCATTTTGTTGCCATTATGATAATGGTAGGTTTAAGCGTGTCTAATGGGGTCTTAGTTTCACAATACTGGGGAAAGGGAGATCGCAACTCAGCTAAGTCAGTTACCTTATATGCGATGCGTGTAGGTTCTGTGATTATTATTCCGGTTACTGTGCTTATTACCTTATTTTCTGGGTTAATAATGCAAGCTCAGACCGCTGATGTCGCTGTTATCGAGCTAGGTTCTCAATATCTTTGGTACAGTTTCCCCGTACTCATTCTGACCCATTTTGTGATCGTTCTCGAATCAAGTATGCGTTCCAGTGGAGACGCTGTCACCCCTTTGTATGTTGGCGCATTAACGGTGTTGATCAACATTGCGCTCAATTTTTGGCTTATCAAAGGCGGCTTCGGCATTTCACCTATGGGAGTTGCTGGTGCGGCATTGGCGACAACGATTTCGCGCCTACTTCAAGTAGTATTAATGTATTCATACATGAGAATTAAGCGTCACTGGTTGTTCACCGCTAAGCAAGTAGCGTGTCCAAAAAAGTTACATAAATCATATCGAAAACTCGCATTTCCAAACGCTTCGAATGGTTTACTTTGGGCTGTTGGTACTTTGACTTATCAGATGATATTTGGCCATATGGGAACAACAGAGCTCGCTGTGTTTAGTATGTTAGGTCCATTCGAATCCTTGTGTTACGCAACGTTCTTCGGTATTTCAGTTGCTTGTTCAGTTCTTATTGGTCAGTCGTTAGGTAAAGATCAGTTTGAAGAAGCGGTACAGCTAACCAGAATACTACTGAAATTTGTTTTGGTATTTGGTTTGTTTCTTGGCGCCGCTCTACTTATGAACCGAGAGTGGATATTAGTTTTACTCAATTTAGACGCGAGTCAATTTTATCATTTATCTTTGCCCGCTATATCCATACTGTGCTGCGGTATTTGGTTACGAATGCTAAACCTTATAATCATAAATGGAATACTACGGGCAGGTGGTGATAACTTGTTTTGTCTACGAATGGACTTTATCGCTATGTGGTTGGTAGGCATTCCATTAGCAACATATGGTGCTTTCATCGGAGAATGGGGGTTTGCATGGGTATATGCGATGTTAATATGCGAAGAAGTTGTAAAGTTCTCGCTCTGTTTCCATCGTTATCTAAAACTTAAATGGGTCAATAACCTCACGATTTCTCACGCATAG
- a CDS encoding DUF2164 domain-containing protein yields MSEISFTQKQRQEIIDALQRYFEDELEFDLGQFDADFLLDFITKKIGPAFYNQGIRDAQQVLDLKLADINDELYQIEKDDMV; encoded by the coding sequence ATGAGCGAAATATCCTTTACCCAGAAACAGAGACAAGAGATCATCGACGCACTACAGCGCTATTTTGAAGATGAACTAGAATTCGATTTAGGTCAGTTTGATGCGGATTTTTTACTTGATTTCATCACAAAAAAAATAGGCCCTGCCTTTTATAATCAGGGTATAAGGGATGCACAACAAGTCTTAGACCTAAAACTCGCGGATATCAATGACGAGCTTTACCAAATTGAGAAAGATGACATGGTTTAA
- a CDS encoding AraC family transcriptional regulator: protein MYKESKNLFKSVISDFIPPSVWRDFVYLSSECRERFLTVSDIPELITQQFFMAGLAELQGGYLVERDSVDVHTLLFTVEGEGKLTTATSEVILKQNSLCVLPAKTPFRFELNRPDGNWKMAWVLLSDTVKWKQIATLGQSVVPFSDSEVIWALMTLLHSEIDGRPAYRKLLCSEMSSLLTGVEATPLTSSARVQALFNEVGAQLHLRWTVKQIAEKAFLSEEQLNRVCKTLYASSPQKKLIALRMQKAADLLHNKEWSITMIAQRLGYKDPYNFTHRFKAFYGCSPRDYRKTIIQQRES from the coding sequence ATGTACAAAGAAAGTAAAAACCTGTTCAAATCCGTCATTAGTGATTTTATACCTCCTTCGGTATGGCGAGACTTTGTGTACCTCTCTTCAGAGTGCAGAGAAAGGTTTCTAACGGTTTCGGATATTCCAGAGTTGATAACTCAACAGTTCTTTATGGCTGGACTAGCAGAATTACAAGGTGGCTATTTGGTTGAAAGAGACAGCGTTGATGTTCACACTTTGTTATTTACAGTAGAAGGGGAGGGTAAACTAACCACAGCAACGAGTGAGGTTATTTTGAAACAAAACTCACTTTGTGTGCTGCCTGCAAAAACGCCTTTTAGGTTTGAACTCAATAGACCTGATGGTAACTGGAAAATGGCTTGGGTATTATTATCTGATACGGTTAAATGGAAGCAAATAGCAACCTTGGGGCAATCGGTTGTTCCTTTTTCTGACTCGGAGGTAATTTGGGCTTTAATGACCTTACTACATAGTGAAATAGATGGAAGGCCTGCCTACCGTAAATTATTATGCAGCGAAATGTCTAGCTTACTAACTGGTGTTGAGGCAACACCATTAACATCTTCAGCAAGAGTACAAGCCCTTTTTAACGAAGTAGGAGCACAACTCCACCTTCGATGGACGGTTAAACAGATAGCTGAAAAGGCATTTTTAAGTGAAGAGCAGTTAAATCGAGTATGCAAAACACTTTACGCTAGCTCTCCTCAGAAAAAACTTATAGCATTAAGGATGCAAAAAGCAGCGGATCTTCTGCATAATAAAGAATGGTCAATTACGATGATCGCGCAGCGTCTTGGGTATAAAGACCCGTATAATTTTACCCACCGATTCAAAGCATTTTATGGTTGCTCCCCAAGAGATTACCGTAAGACAATTATTCAACAAAGAGAGTCATAA
- a CDS encoding LabA-like NYN domain-containing protein, which yields MESVAILVDVQNIYYTTRDRYKSHFDYNAFWRKATANREVLEANAYAIASNNPKQRQFHHILRGIGFNVKLKPFIQRMDGSAKGDWDVGITLDAIELAMQADVIILLSGDGDFDLLAQRIRNKYKKEIEVYGVKDLTAQSLIESVDRFIEIDHNLLIY from the coding sequence ATGGAGTCAGTTGCAATACTTGTAGATGTACAAAATATCTACTACACAACAAGAGATCGGTACAAGAGTCATTTTGACTATAATGCGTTCTGGAGAAAAGCAACTGCAAACAGGGAGGTTTTGGAAGCTAACGCCTATGCAATAGCCAGTAATAATCCCAAACAACGCCAGTTTCATCACATACTTAGAGGGATTGGTTTTAATGTGAAACTTAAGCCCTTTATACAAAGAATGGACGGTTCAGCGAAAGGAGATTGGGATGTTGGTATTACGCTAGATGCAATCGAACTTGCGATGCAGGCCGATGTGATTATTCTTCTTTCGGGAGATGGTGATTTTGATTTACTTGCTCAGCGTATTAGAAATAAGTACAAAAAAGAAATTGAAGTATACGGAGTTAAAGATCTAACGGCACAATCTTTAATAGAATCTGTAGATAGATTTATAGAAATCGATCACAATCTTTTAATTTATTGA
- a CDS encoding YfiR family protein, whose product MSPGLSYANEREFAVKAGFIFNFARYSEGSWFNPNRSDRYTICSFNPQFVLTASKTLKNQKVKNRPVEVHLVSVKGIPNEICNSFYLTSINDSLIGKVVDNPKLSNTMLIGENKKFIQSGGHINLFITGGKVRFEVDANALASSGIKMSSKVLRLGRVVEGAVNNEKVNPSI is encoded by the coding sequence ATGTCGCCAGGTTTGTCGTATGCGAATGAAAGAGAATTTGCTGTAAAAGCCGGTTTTATCTTTAATTTTGCGCGTTACAGTGAGGGCAGTTGGTTTAATCCAAACCGCTCTGACCGATACACCATTTGTAGTTTTAATCCTCAATTTGTTTTAACGGCATCTAAGACACTCAAGAATCAAAAGGTCAAAAACCGTCCAGTGGAAGTGCACTTGGTATCAGTCAAAGGTATACCAAATGAGATATGTAACAGTTTCTATTTGACCAGTATAAACGACAGTCTTATCGGCAAGGTGGTCGATAATCCTAAACTCTCGAATACCATGCTTATTGGTGAAAACAAGAAATTTATTCAATCAGGTGGGCATATAAATCTATTTATAACCGGCGGAAAAGTGCGCTTTGAAGTTGATGCAAACGCATTGGCGTCTTCGGGAATAAAAATGAGCTCTAAAGTGCTTAGGCTTGGTCGAGTGGTAGAGGGGGCAGTGAACAATGAAAAAGTTAATCCCTCAATTTAG
- a CDS encoding L-serine ammonia-lyase, translating into MLSIFDIYKIGVGPSSSHTNGPMIAGYDFRQQIMSLFHQVESIKIDLYGSLSLTGKGHHTDRASLIGLMGNKPDNINIEQANQRLQSDITNHELSLSSDCVVAFDFESDIVFHSEYLPLHENGMSISAFNVDNELIAKETYYSVGGGFIATESELTNGKSADQIEIEFPFQSAEELLQQAENTGHCLGGLMLKNELAYRSQKEIDNKAEQIWQVMTNCVDRGLETEGILDGGLNVTRRAPALLKNLEANSSLHSDPMEIMDWINVYAFAVSEENAAGGQVVTSPTNGAAGVIPAVLMYYHTFIKELDLKQIKDFLAVSGAIGMLYKMNASISGAEVGCQGEIGVSSSMAAAGLTALRGGTNEQICIAAEIAMEHSLGMTCDPIGGLVQVPCIERNAMGAVKAINASRMALKRNSKCLISLDKVIDTMYQTGKDMNKKYRETSLGGLAIIHMAPPCE; encoded by the coding sequence ATGCTATCCATTTTTGATATCTATAAAATCGGTGTCGGCCCTTCTAGTTCTCACACCAACGGCCCTATGATTGCAGGTTACGATTTTAGACAGCAGATTATGTCTCTATTTCACCAAGTCGAGTCAATTAAGATAGACCTATACGGATCACTTTCATTAACCGGCAAAGGTCACCATACCGATCGTGCATCACTTATTGGCTTAATGGGCAATAAGCCCGACAATATAAATATTGAACAGGCCAACCAACGCCTTCAATCAGACATAACAAACCATGAACTGTCACTTTCTAGTGACTGTGTCGTTGCATTCGATTTCGAAAGTGACATCGTGTTTCATTCTGAATACCTCCCACTTCATGAAAATGGAATGTCTATTTCTGCATTCAATGTGGACAACGAGTTGATTGCGAAAGAAACCTACTATTCTGTTGGCGGTGGCTTTATTGCAACCGAGTCTGAATTAACTAATGGCAAGTCTGCCGATCAAATAGAAATTGAGTTTCCGTTTCAGTCAGCTGAAGAGCTTTTGCAACAAGCCGAAAACACTGGCCATTGCCTTGGCGGATTGATGCTCAAAAACGAATTGGCCTATAGAAGCCAAAAGGAAATAGATAATAAAGCAGAGCAGATATGGCAAGTTATGACCAACTGTGTTGATCGTGGTTTAGAAACAGAAGGCATACTAGACGGAGGATTGAATGTAACTCGTAGAGCACCCGCTTTATTAAAGAATCTTGAAGCAAATTCTTCTTTACACAGTGATCCGATGGAAATAATGGACTGGATAAATGTTTATGCTTTTGCTGTTAGCGAGGAAAATGCAGCTGGTGGACAGGTTGTTACATCGCCAACCAATGGAGCTGCAGGCGTTATTCCAGCAGTTCTCATGTATTATCACACTTTTATTAAAGAATTAGATCTAAAACAGATCAAAGATTTTCTCGCGGTATCTGGCGCTATCGGTATGTTATATAAAATGAACGCTTCAATATCTGGTGCAGAAGTGGGATGTCAGGGAGAAATAGGTGTTTCCTCTTCTATGGCTGCTGCCGGTTTGACTGCCCTTCGTGGTGGAACCAACGAGCAAATCTGTATTGCCGCAGAAATTGCGATGGAACACTCTTTAGGCATGACATGTGACCCCATTGGTGGTTTAGTTCAGGTTCCTTGTATAGAAAGAAACGCAATGGGTGCAGTTAAGGCAATAAATGCGTCTAGAATGGCACTAAAAAGAAATAGTAAATGTTTAATTTCATTAGATAAAGTTATTGACACTATGTACCAAACTGGCAAGGACATGAATAAAAAGTATCGGGAAACTTCGCTTGGTGGCTTGGCAATCATACACATGGCACCACCATGTGAATGA
- a CDS encoding EAL domain-containing protein, which produces MKKLIPQFSSIQVKVVALFMLVALFAVLSTAITIINYEKNNAKEKELHRIDSIAQILAPTITATVVFRDEVNANELLLPLMSDNTIIDASVYTSKGELFVSIESSHLDYTQPISAFLTVDKILVHDNTYFGKLVIRVNDLSIEKHIEVYSLFIAFIAVITLATSLVLAIIFSRYITKPILNLGQIATSVTETNNYALRAKSTTHDEIGQLTDCFNLMLENIELRDGNLESKVRQRTVELEVVNNKLKRHAYTDSLSDLPNRRFLNEELKRYVSFYEEGQIVGFSILFLDLDGFKEVNDTMGHDHGDELLIAVSKRLRSAVRATDLVARLGGDEFTILLGDVIDKGLTTGVAKNIHKELSDPFLINGEEVLVTVSIGIAIFPDNGSNVETILKCADLAMYEAKSEGRNCYQYFNNMMMHRLVEKRKIVSDLKVALRENQFELYFQPIIDLATRNIAKVEVLIRWNHPTKGLVFPNDFITIAEEFGIINEIGEWVLRNASFHIPILRTIYEQDIQISVNVSPAQFKGDFKWMDTWLQECKRHQLQVSLISFEITENLLMTSDDIVKNRLKQLKNVGIDIAIDDFGVGYSSLSYLQQIEIDIIKIDRSFVQNLTEDMNSQALCKAIIHMANELGIKVVAEGIETKQQLDLLACYGCHFGQGYYFSKPVPISVLRDRTMNSVSV; this is translated from the coding sequence ATGAAAAAGTTAATCCCTCAATTTAGTTCTATCCAAGTTAAAGTCGTTGCATTGTTTATGCTTGTTGCATTATTCGCCGTTCTTAGTACTGCAATTACTATCATAAACTATGAAAAAAATAACGCTAAAGAAAAAGAATTACATAGAATAGATTCTATAGCTCAAATTTTAGCCCCTACAATTACGGCTACTGTTGTGTTTCGAGATGAAGTTAACGCGAACGAGTTGCTGTTACCATTAATGTCAGATAATACGATCATCGATGCTAGCGTATATACCAGCAAAGGAGAGCTATTTGTCAGTATCGAGTCATCTCATCTAGATTATACTCAGCCTATCAGTGCTTTTTTAACTGTCGATAAGATACTCGTTCACGATAATACTTATTTTGGCAAGCTCGTTATTAGGGTGAATGATCTATCAATAGAGAAACATATAGAAGTTTATTCACTCTTTATCGCGTTTATAGCAGTTATCACATTAGCCACGAGTTTAGTACTGGCGATTATTTTTAGCCGGTATATCACTAAACCAATTTTAAACCTAGGGCAAATTGCGACAAGCGTTACGGAAACGAATAACTATGCTCTCCGTGCTAAATCTACTACCCATGATGAAATTGGCCAATTGACTGATTGCTTTAATTTAATGTTAGAAAACATAGAGTTAAGAGATGGCAACCTTGAGTCAAAGGTTAGGCAGCGCACGGTAGAATTAGAAGTTGTAAACAATAAGCTTAAACGACATGCTTATACAGATAGTTTATCTGATTTGCCGAATAGACGTTTCTTAAATGAAGAGCTTAAAAGATACGTTTCATTCTATGAGGAAGGACAAATAGTAGGCTTCTCAATACTATTTTTAGATTTAGACGGCTTTAAAGAAGTCAATGATACGATGGGACACGATCATGGCGACGAGTTATTAATTGCGGTCTCAAAAAGACTAAGATCTGCGGTTAGGGCTACGGATCTCGTTGCTCGTTTAGGAGGCGATGAATTTACTATTCTGCTTGGTGATGTCATTGATAAAGGTTTAACAACGGGTGTTGCTAAAAACATACACAAAGAACTAAGTGATCCATTCTTAATCAATGGTGAAGAAGTATTAGTTACGGTTAGTATCGGTATTGCAATATTTCCCGATAACGGCAGCAATGTAGAAACCATTCTTAAGTGTGCTGATTTAGCAATGTATGAAGCGAAAAGTGAAGGGCGCAACTGCTACCAATACTTTAACAATATGATGATGCATCGACTTGTTGAAAAAAGGAAAATAGTGAGCGATCTTAAAGTCGCATTGAGAGAAAACCAGTTCGAACTCTATTTTCAACCTATTATCGATCTCGCGACAAGAAACATTGCTAAGGTAGAAGTATTGATCCGATGGAATCACCCAACCAAAGGGCTTGTATTTCCAAATGATTTTATAACTATTGCAGAGGAGTTTGGAATCATAAATGAGATAGGAGAGTGGGTGCTAAGAAACGCCTCTTTTCATATACCTATATTAAGAACAATTTATGAGCAGGATATACAAATAAGCGTTAATGTATCTCCGGCGCAGTTTAAAGGTGACTTTAAATGGATGGATACTTGGCTACAAGAATGTAAACGGCATCAATTGCAAGTAAGTTTAATCTCGTTTGAAATTACTGAAAACCTACTAATGACTAGTGATGACATAGTAAAAAATAGACTTAAGCAGCTTAAAAATGTCGGTATTGATATCGCAATAGACGACTTTGGTGTTGGGTATTCATCACTTTCGTATCTGCAACAGATTGAAATTGATATTATAAAAATCGATCGCTCATTTGTACAAAACCTAACAGAAGACATGAACAGTCAGGCGTTGTGTAAAGCTATTATACATATGGCAAATGAACTCGGTATCAAAGTTGTCGCGGAAGGGATAGAGACTAAACAACAATTAGATTTGTTAGCTTGTTACGGTTGCCATTTTGGACAAGGTTATTATTTTTCCAAACCTGTTCCTATCAGCGTATTGAGAGACAGAACAATGAATTCTGTAAGCGTTTAA
- a CDS encoding TonB-dependent receptor plug domain-containing protein produces MRIFCLASFAMTCSVFANEDTSSLPSLDLESLMAADVQANAAMKRLQSTAETAASIYVLSNDEIIKSGVNSIPQALTLVPGLQVRKIDNNVWAITARAPAGRYSSKLLVMIDGQSIHNPSFAGVDWEGINVPLFDIDRIEVIRGQSGLLWGSNATNGVINIITKHSEDTRTTKLEVSAGSQLNHQVTGRFGSDLGEYGAYRVYASNRDSDQSSNSYKGLPSDSGETTSLGMRSDLIFNNDLSLILQADYTQVDNGQTVSLSDLTTFETYKLESASTRDDLKVMTRLEHRLGDYSTQMLQASYLRLSADTAYHNEEFAVLDVDYQMNTIFNDVKVDWGLNYRNTQINSDDTGYVMMTEDIDSITQYGAFAQVQFDLIPSELNFSLGNRSEHNDFTGWEHQPIARLMWKPAQKHVFWSSLSQGIRIPSLIELNGQTVLSGKRVGDEITTGNSYIDDLYLPLYLNGNSDIEAEKTISVEFGYRYLRRKWNLDFTVFKSQSKNALALETDVSPLSIEEIAALNNPLAIAATLQSTRIDYTFVSNAELESYGSELVLAWQPNQDFKAEIGYNFTSYEYQLEDATRTVVGQTSDLSQLFLKSSVSLNDDHFLFALYRLEDGEAYNTDDFGVLDLSWSWIIHPSVAFTLTGNNLLENDHIEYKNTDEVYTVPTYIESSIVARVTANF; encoded by the coding sequence ATGAGAATATTTTGCCTAGCGTCTTTCGCTATGACTTGCTCTGTTTTTGCAAATGAAGACACTTCCTCACTACCGAGTTTAGACTTGGAATCGTTGATGGCTGCAGACGTTCAAGCGAACGCGGCTATGAAACGATTACAATCAACAGCTGAAACAGCCGCATCAATCTATGTCTTGTCTAATGACGAGATCATTAAATCTGGAGTAAATTCAATACCTCAAGCTCTAACACTGGTTCCAGGCCTTCAAGTTAGAAAAATAGACAATAATGTTTGGGCTATAACGGCAAGAGCGCCCGCTGGAAGATATTCTAGTAAGTTGTTGGTCATGATAGACGGACAAAGTATCCATAACCCAAGCTTTGCTGGTGTAGATTGGGAAGGGATCAATGTCCCATTGTTTGATATAGATCGTATCGAAGTAATACGTGGTCAATCAGGACTATTGTGGGGTAGTAATGCGACAAACGGTGTTATTAATATCATTACAAAACACTCAGAGGACACTCGTACAACAAAACTCGAAGTTTCAGCAGGTTCGCAACTGAACCATCAAGTTACCGGTCGGTTTGGTTCTGATCTAGGAGAATATGGTGCTTATCGAGTATATGCCTCTAACCGAGATTCGGATCAATCGAGTAATTCATATAAGGGATTACCGAGCGACAGTGGAGAAACAACATCACTAGGTATGCGGTCCGATTTGATCTTTAACAATGACTTATCTCTTATTCTACAAGCCGACTACACTCAAGTTGATAATGGCCAAACGGTATCATTATCCGACTTAACGACGTTCGAGACATATAAATTAGAGAGTGCATCCACCAGAGACGATCTTAAAGTAATGACTCGTCTGGAGCACCGATTGGGTGATTATTCTACGCAAATGTTGCAAGCTTCTTATCTTCGTTTATCTGCAGATACTGCTTACCACAATGAAGAATTTGCTGTTTTAGATGTCGATTATCAGATGAATACGATATTTAACGATGTAAAAGTCGACTGGGGCCTGAATTACCGTAATACTCAAATAAATAGTGATGATACTGGTTACGTAATGATGACCGAAGATATCGACTCTATAACTCAGTATGGCGCCTTTGCCCAAGTTCAGTTTGATTTGATTCCAAGTGAATTGAACTTTTCACTTGGAAATCGTTCTGAGCACAACGACTTCACCGGTTGGGAACATCAACCTATTGCACGGTTGATGTGGAAACCGGCTCAAAAACACGTTTTTTGGTCTTCGTTGTCTCAAGGGATAAGAATTCCTTCGCTAATTGAGTTAAATGGTCAAACCGTTCTATCAGGAAAGAGGGTTGGAGATGAAATTACCACTGGTAATTCTTATATTGACGATTTATACCTCCCACTTTATCTAAATGGTAACAGTGATATTGAAGCAGAGAAAACCATCTCTGTAGAGTTTGGATACCGGTATTTAAGAAGAAAATGGAATCTCGATTTTACCGTTTTCAAATCACAGTCAAAAAATGCTTTAGCGTTAGAAACCGACGTTAGCCCACTAAGTATTGAAGAAATAGCGGCGCTAAACAATCCTTTAGCTATAGCAGCCACGTTACAAAGTACGCGAATAGATTATACTTTTGTGTCTAATGCAGAGTTAGAGAGCTACGGTTCAGAACTGGTTCTTGCTTGGCAACCAAATCAAGATTTCAAGGCAGAAATTGGTTATAATTTTACCTCTTATGAGTATCAACTCGAAGACGCTACGAGAACAGTCGTAGGGCAAACATCCGATTTATCACAACTGTTTTTAAAATCTAGCGTATCCCTTAACGATGACCACTTTTTGTTTGCTTTGTACCGGTTAGAAGATGGAGAAGCTTACAATACAGATGATTTTGGCGTGCTGGATTTAAGTTGGTCGTGGATAATACACCCTTCAGTTGCGTTCACGCTCACTGGGAATAATTTGCTAGAAAATGACCATATAGAATATAAGAATACCGATGAGGTATATACCGTACCAACATATATTGAATCTTCTATCGTCGCACGTGTGACCGCAAATTTTTAA
- a CDS encoding EAL domain-containing protein, with translation MCFERRELESRIKIDRNGHYYAIYNGMLLHSVFQPILKNNSEIIGYEALLRINCSDGRQLRADMFFKSSHYSFDCKIFVERLSRAIHIRNFAISSKRHTNLFLNTIPRSNEYFLNNDRNTKLLMQRLDELDLHSSQIVIEIVELSGYNESRLLRSIEHLKHLGFAIAIDDYGVDSSNIDRVNLVKPSILKLDKSLLVDFTQGKQRGLCEALDLGARINAQTLVEGIETEEQFRSIADLNVGMYQGFHFSTPRRLDVDACSKAAYTLTH, from the coding sequence ATGTGTTTTGAACGCAGAGAATTGGAATCACGTATAAAAATAGATAGAAACGGTCATTATTACGCCATATACAATGGAATGTTGTTGCATAGTGTATTTCAACCGATACTCAAAAATAATTCGGAAATTATTGGGTACGAAGCATTGCTCCGTATTAATTGTTCAGATGGACGACAACTTCGAGCCGATATGTTTTTTAAAAGCTCTCATTATAGTTTCGACTGTAAGATATTTGTAGAAAGATTAAGCAGGGCAATTCATATTAGAAATTTTGCTATTTCCTCTAAAAGGCACACTAATCTATTTTTGAACACTATCCCTCGCTCTAATGAATACTTTTTGAATAACGATCGTAACACCAAGTTGCTTATGCAACGCCTTGATGAATTGGATTTACACTCTAGCCAAATAGTTATAGAAATAGTTGAATTAAGTGGGTACAACGAATCCCGACTTTTACGGTCTATTGAGCATTTAAAACATCTTGGTTTTGCTATCGCTATAGACGACTACGGTGTAGATTCCTCAAACATTGATCGTGTTAACCTTGTAAAACCAAGCATACTAAAATTAGATAAAAGTTTACTTGTAGATTTCACGCAAGGAAAACAAAGAGGGTTATGCGAAGCATTGGATTTAGGTGCGAGGATCAATGCACAAACCTTGGTAGAAGGGATAGAAACTGAAGAGCAGTTTCGCAGCATAGCGGACTTAAATGTTGGTATGTACCAAGGCTTTCACTTCTCAACACCACGTCGATTGGATGTAGACGCTTGTAGCAAAGCAGCTTATACTCTCACACATTAA
- a CDS encoding nitrous oxide-stimulated promoter family protein, giving the protein MRVSKILQGELATEYKTVSAMMEIYCQKNHGIKGGLCDSCSELLIYAETKLDRCPYGQEKPTCNNCPIHCYKPEPKEDMRLIMRYSGPRMLFKHPILAIRHLRHEKREVPNQPKKQASNRHNRMKAMREKS; this is encoded by the coding sequence ATGCGAGTAAGTAAGATATTGCAAGGTGAGTTAGCAACTGAATATAAAACGGTATCTGCAATGATGGAAATCTATTGCCAGAAAAATCATGGTATAAAAGGGGGCTTGTGTGATAGTTGTAGTGAGCTATTGATATATGCAGAAACAAAATTAGACCGTTGTCCCTACGGCCAAGAAAAACCAACTTGCAATAACTGTCCTATTCATTGTTATAAACCCGAACCAAAAGAAGATATGCGTTTGATCATGCGCTATTCAGGGCCAAGAATGCTCTTTAAACATCCGATTTTGGCTATTAGACACCTTCGTCACGAGAAACGAGAGGTGCCAAATCAACCTAAGAAGCAAGCATCTAACCGCCACAATCGAATGAAAGCTATGCGTGAGAAATCGTGA
- a CDS encoding DUF2986 domain-containing protein, which translates to MNRKKKINQTFIKKQKKKNAKLHTSNKEKYISKADRAALEANKDQQQDQEEDH; encoded by the coding sequence ATGAATAGAAAAAAGAAAATTAATCAAACTTTTATAAAAAAGCAGAAAAAGAAAAATGCAAAACTGCATACGAGTAATAAAGAGAAATATATATCTAAAGCGGACAGAGCAGCTTTAGAAGCGAATAAGGATCAACAACAAGATCAAGAGGAAGATCATTAA